Proteins encoded within one genomic window of Hevea brasiliensis isolate MT/VB/25A 57/8 chromosome 8, ASM3005281v1, whole genome shotgun sequence:
- the LOC110662732 gene encoding metal tolerance protein 11 isoform X2, which produces MIDRNRMASGPEDDVADYYQQQVEMLEDFNEMDALAERGFIPGMSKEEQDNLARSETFAIRISNFANMVLFSAKVYASIRSGSLAIIASTLDSLLDLLSGFILWFTAFTMQTPNPYQYPIGKKRMQPLGILVFASVMATLGLQIILESVRTLFSDENEFDLTKEQEHWVVGIMLSVTLVKLLLMVYCRSFTNEIIKAYAQDHFFDVVTNIIGLIAALLANYMEDWMDPFGAIILALYTIRTWSMTVLENVNSLVGKSATPDYLKKLTYLCWNHHKAVRHIDTVRAYTFGSHYFVEVDIVLPANMPLEEAHDIGESLQEKLELLPEIERAFVHLDYEYTHKPEHAPSHP; this is translated from the exons ATGATTGACAGGAATCGGATGGCTTCAG GTCCAGAAGATGATGTTGCTGATTACTATCAGCAGCAGGTGGAAATGCTTGAGGACTTTAATGAAATGGATGCCTTAGCAGAGCGTGGCTTTATTCCTGGAATGTCAAAG GAAGAGCAGGATAATTTGGCTAGAAGTGAGACCTTTGCTATCAGAATATCAAATTTTGCCAATATGGTTCTGTTTTCTGCTAAGGTTTATGCATCCATCAGAAGTGGTTCATTAGCCATTATTGCTTCCACATTGGACTCTCTGCTTGATCTTCTATCTGGCTTCATCTTGTGGTTTACTGCATTCACTATGCAAACACCAAACCCATATCAGTACCCTATTGGAAAGAAGCGCATGCAACCATTG GGAATTCTTGTTTTTGCCTCTGTCATGGCAACTCTGGGACTACAGATAATCTTGGAGTCAGTACGCACATTGTTTTCTGAT GAGAATGAATTTGATTTGACCAAAGAGCAAGAACATTGGGTTGTGGGTATTATGCTTTCAGTGACTTTGGTAAAGCTTTTGCTGATGGTTTATTGCCGCTCTTTTACTAATGAGATCATTAAAGCTTATGCCCAGGATCATTTTTTTGATGTTGTTACAAATATCATCGGCCTTATTGCCGCACTTCTTGCTAATTACATGGAAGATTGGATGGACCCTTTTGGGGCCATAATT CTGGCCTTGTACACCATTCGCACATGGTCAATGACAGTGTTGGAGAATGTGAATTCCCTTGTTGGAAAATCAGCTACTCCGGATTATCTGAAGAAACTCACGTACCTTTGTTGGAACCATCACAAGGCTGTTAGACATATTGATACAGTCCGGGCTTACACCTTTGGATCTCACTACTTTGTTGAGGTTGACATTGTGCTGCCTGCAAACATGCCCTTGGAAGAGGCTCATGACATTGGGGAATCCCTACAGGAGAAGCTTGAGTTGCTGCCAGAGATTGAGCGTGCCTTTGTTCATCTTGATTATGAGTACACACACAAGCCTGAGCATGCACCGTCACATCCATAG
- the LOC131182162 gene encoding mitochondrial distribution and morphology protein 12-like: MAQLPFYQNAEGIFGMDMAIRNRKKVSPATPNLGNFTVKVLSLTCSASGCERNWSIFEHIHSKKRNRLTQNFLNDLVFVKYNRSLKHRYDARHHINPISLKDIDNTTGAEEDAYNTRLSKGKNVASTSQQKRKASSTRTSSLLEDEEEDDDEDVDLEDEYEEDNEDDEEDEEEFDISIDVD; this comes from the exons ATGGCACAATTACCTTTTTATCAAAATGCTGAAGGCATCTTTGGGATGGATATGGCAATTAGGAATCGAAAGAAAGTATCTCCAG CAACTCCAAATTTGGGAAATTTTACTGTCAAAGTACTTAGCCTCACTTGTAGTGCATCTGGTTGTGAGCGTAATTGGAGTATCTTTGAGCAT ATTCACAGTAAAAAAAGAAATAGACTAACTCAAAATTTCTTGAATGATTTGGTGTTTGTCAAATACAATCGATCATTAAAGCATAGATATGATGCACGTCACCACATTAACCCCATCTCATTGAAAGACATTGATAATA CTACTGGAGCTGAAGAGGATGCCTACAACACTAGATTAAGCAAAGGGAAAAATGTTGCATCTACATCACAGCAAAAAAGAAAAGCATCATCCACTCGTACTTCTTCACTTCTTGAAGAcgaggaagaagatgatgatgaagatgTTGATTTGGAAGATGAGTATGAGGAGGAtaatgaagatgatgaagaagatgaagaggaatTTGATATTTCTATTGATGTGGATTGA
- the LOC110662732 gene encoding metal tolerance protein 11 isoform X1 encodes MVEPVNHQHEEELSLLPLNSNGDQSWRLNFDGYHLSAEHKEKKPPHGRHDCLGVLGPEDDVADYYQQQVEMLEDFNEMDALAERGFIPGMSKEEQDNLARSETFAIRISNFANMVLFSAKVYASIRSGSLAIIASTLDSLLDLLSGFILWFTAFTMQTPNPYQYPIGKKRMQPLGILVFASVMATLGLQIILESVRTLFSDENEFDLTKEQEHWVVGIMLSVTLVKLLLMVYCRSFTNEIIKAYAQDHFFDVVTNIIGLIAALLANYMEDWMDPFGAIILALYTIRTWSMTVLENVNSLVGKSATPDYLKKLTYLCWNHHKAVRHIDTVRAYTFGSHYFVEVDIVLPANMPLEEAHDIGESLQEKLELLPEIERAFVHLDYEYTHKPEHAPSHP; translated from the exons ATGGTGGAACCGGTAAACCACCAGCACGAGGAGGAGCTTTCACTGTTGCCCCTCAACAGCAATGGTGATCAGTCATGGCGGTTAAACTTCGATGGATATCACCTATCTGCGGAGCACAAAGAGAAAAAGCCGCCTCATGGCCGCCATGATTGCCTTGGTGTTTTAG GTCCAGAAGATGATGTTGCTGATTACTATCAGCAGCAGGTGGAAATGCTTGAGGACTTTAATGAAATGGATGCCTTAGCAGAGCGTGGCTTTATTCCTGGAATGTCAAAG GAAGAGCAGGATAATTTGGCTAGAAGTGAGACCTTTGCTATCAGAATATCAAATTTTGCCAATATGGTTCTGTTTTCTGCTAAGGTTTATGCATCCATCAGAAGTGGTTCATTAGCCATTATTGCTTCCACATTGGACTCTCTGCTTGATCTTCTATCTGGCTTCATCTTGTGGTTTACTGCATTCACTATGCAAACACCAAACCCATATCAGTACCCTATTGGAAAGAAGCGCATGCAACCATTG GGAATTCTTGTTTTTGCCTCTGTCATGGCAACTCTGGGACTACAGATAATCTTGGAGTCAGTACGCACATTGTTTTCTGAT GAGAATGAATTTGATTTGACCAAAGAGCAAGAACATTGGGTTGTGGGTATTATGCTTTCAGTGACTTTGGTAAAGCTTTTGCTGATGGTTTATTGCCGCTCTTTTACTAATGAGATCATTAAAGCTTATGCCCAGGATCATTTTTTTGATGTTGTTACAAATATCATCGGCCTTATTGCCGCACTTCTTGCTAATTACATGGAAGATTGGATGGACCCTTTTGGGGCCATAATT CTGGCCTTGTACACCATTCGCACATGGTCAATGACAGTGTTGGAGAATGTGAATTCCCTTGTTGGAAAATCAGCTACTCCGGATTATCTGAAGAAACTCACGTACCTTTGTTGGAACCATCACAAGGCTGTTAGACATATTGATACAGTCCGGGCTTACACCTTTGGATCTCACTACTTTGTTGAGGTTGACATTGTGCTGCCTGCAAACATGCCCTTGGAAGAGGCTCATGACATTGGGGAATCCCTACAGGAGAAGCTTGAGTTGCTGCCAGAGATTGAGCGTGCCTTTGTTCATCTTGATTATGAGTACACACACAAGCCTGAGCATGCACCGTCACATCCATAG